From Campylobacter pinnipediorum subsp. caledonicus:
TATTATACAACTACTAGAAAAAAAAGCGATAAAAAAGAATGGGTTGTAAAAACACACAATAACAGAATAATCGGGATAGAAATTTCAAATGAAGTAGCGCCATCTTTGCTTGGTATGAGTTTTTTTAATAAAGAAGATGCAAACATTATAAAAGAACAAATTTTAAACTTGCCTATAAGTTTTTTTGAAGATTCAAAGCTATATTACGACAACATAATTATTAAAAATTTAAACAAGATAAACATACAAAACGAATATATTGAAAATAAATTTGTAGGCGAAATAGATGATAAAACCGACTTAGAGGAAATACAACAAAAATTAAAAGGATTAAAATGCGATATATAACTATTGATCAAGCCAAACAAGTTATGCTTGAAATGATGGACTACATACATGATATATGTATCAAAAATGATATCAAATACTCACTTGCTTACGGAACATTAATAGGTGCTGTAAGACATAAAGGTTTTATACCATGGGATGATGATTTTGATATTTTTCTAACAAGAGAAAATTATGAAAAATTGTTAAAATTATTAGAGAAGTCAGGAGATTATTTTATTGTTAACTACAATACAGATAGCAATTCATGCAATCATTATTCTCATTTTTGTTCCAAAAAATACAAATGTGAACAAAGTAATAAAACTTTAACACAAATGACAAATTTTGGTGTTTTTATAGATATTTTTCCTTTAGATTATTTGGACAAAGACAATCCTAAAAAACAATTATTGGAAATCAAACAATCGCTAAAAAAATTAAAATTAACTAGTTTTTTAAATTATAATAAAACTGGTAAAAAATATACAACATATTTAAAAGCTATAACAAATTTTCCAAGATTTTTATATTATAAATTTATAATAAAGAGAAAGAAAATCATAGAAGAAATAAATTTAAAACTAACAAAAAACAACAAAAAAAAGACAAATATCTTAGGAGAATACTCTAGCCGCATGAACGAGATATATGATCGAAAAGATTTTGAAGAATACATATTTGGTGATTTTGAAAACCGTAAATACATGATGATTAAAAACTTTGATACCGTATTAAAAATACATTATGGAGATTACAACAAACTTCCGCCGGAAGAAGAAAGAAAAAATGGCCATGCTCATTTTAAATATTTTATAGATGAATAAACACTATAACAGGCTTTAATCTTTTTTAATTCACTTATGGCTATAATTTAAGTAATTTTTAGATTAAGGAAAATTATGAAATTTCAAAAAGTAAAACAAGCTATACAAGATTTGCAAAATGGCAAAATGATTGTTATGGTTGATGATGAAGATAGAGAAAATGAAGGTGATTTGGTTTTTCCAGCAGCATTAAGCGATATGCAAAAGGTAAATTTTGCAATCACACATGCAAAAGGTGTATTATGCCTTGCAATGGATCAAGAAAATGCAAAAAGGCTAGATCTACCACTTATGGTTTCTAAAAACACATCTAGTCACGAAACAGCTTTTACAATAACAATAGATGCAAAAGAGGTAACAACTGGAGTTAGCGCATACGAAAGAGATTTTACTATGAGACTTGCTGCAAATCCTCTTTCAAAACCTGATGATTTTGTAAGGCCTGGACATATATTTCCACTTATAGCAAAAAATGGAGGGGTTCTTGAAAGAACAGGACACACAGAAGGCTCTGTTGATATATGCAAACTCGCAGGACTTGCACCAATGGCTTCAATATGCGAGATAGTAAAAGAAGATGGGACTATGGCTCGCAGGGATTATTTAGAAGAGTTTTGTGCTAAATATGATTTAAACATGGTTTCTGTTTCTGATTTGGTTGAATATCGTTTAAATAGTGAAAGCCTGATAACTGTAGAAAGCTCAAGTGATTCTTCATTGTTTGATTTTGAATGCAAAAAATATGAAATCAAAGATCACAAAAACCTAACACATGTTGCATTTACATTTGGAGAAATAAACCCCCAAACAAGTGTTAAATTTCAAAAAATCGCAAAAGACTATGAACTTCTAAGCTCCTTAAAATTTGATGAGTTTGTGCAAAGTATAAAATACCTAAAAGAAAATGGTGGAATTTTAGTATTTTTAGATAGTGAAAAAAATGAGGCAAACACAAAAGACTATGGCATAGGAGCACAAATTTTAAAATATTTTGGAGTAAAAGATATCGAACTACTAAGCTCCAGCAAGAACAAAGAATTTGTTGGAATAAGCGGCTTTGGACTAAATATAACATCTTATAAATAATCTCTTAATTTCTCCACAAAAAGTCAAGTGACCTTGACTTTTTATATTATATTAAAATTACATAAAAAAATCTTTTTAATTATTAAAATATATAAATAAATTATTTTTTAATTATTTTCCGTATATAATACTTGAAGTTATTTTAAGGAGACTAAATGAAAAAACTACTGCTTTCATCACTATTAATATGTTTTTCATATGCAAATAGTGAAGTTTATACAGATGTTGTAAAACCGGTGTTTGCTGATACAAAGGCTACAAAATCAATAGGAAGACTACTTCCAACAAATGGTGTTAAAATTCTAGAAAAGAACAAAGATATACTAAAATTAGAGGTTCAAGGCTATCAGAACCCTGATGTAAAAAATGTAATATATTTCAATAATTCTGAGCGTATTTTTACACTTGCTTTATCAAAAACAGCAAAAATAGACATAAAAGTCATAGAAGAAGGAAAAAATGGTAAATGGAATCTAGTAAAAACAGAAGTTTTTGCAAAAGATGGTGGTTTTAGCAGTGATTTGCAACCAATATTCAATAAAGCCAAAAACATTTACGAAAATAATTGTGGCACTTGCCACTCGCTTCATAAACCAACAAGCTATAAGGCAAATCAGTGGCCTAGTTTATTAAAATCAATGCTAAGCAGAACAGCTATTGATAAAAAAGATGAGTGGCTTGTTATACAGTACCTTCAAAAAAACGCATCAGATAAAAACGCTAAATAAAGGAGAAAATCATGCAAAGACGAGATGCTTTAAAATTAGGTGGTTTAGTTGCCAGTATGCCATTAATTTCAAATGTAACGGCTTTAAATTTAATGGCAGATGAGCTAAATACTGGTCTTATAAAAAATGGAAAAGTTCTAACTGGTGCTCACTGGGGAATGCTTGAAGTTGATGTTAAAGACGGAAAAATAATTGGCTCAAAACCATATCAAAAAACAAGTGAAATTTATAACCCACTTCAATACTACACACAAGATATGGTTTACAAAACTCGTGTCAAATACCCTATGGTAAGAAAAAGCTACCTTGAAAATCCAGATGATCCAAAGCCTGAACTTAGGGGCAAAGATGAATGGGTAAGAGTTAAATATGAAGATGCGATTAAGCTTGTTGCAAACGAGCTTAAAAAGACAAGAAAGCAAAAAGGCAACACAGCTGTATTTGCAGGAAGTTATGGATGGAAATCAAGTGGAAATGTTCACAATTCAAGAATTTTATTGCATAGATTTATGAACTTAAGCGGTGGATTTGTTGGGTCTTTGGGGGATTATTCTACAGCCGCATCACAAATAATAATGCCACACGTAGTAGGAAGCATAGAAGTTTATGAGCAACAAACAAGTTGGCCTGTGGTGCTAGAAAGTTCTCAAGTAGTCGTTATCTGGGGAGCAAATCCTATATCAACACTAAGAATTGCATGGACTGCCACAGATGAGCAAGGCTTTAAGTATTTCGAACAGCTCAAGAAAAGTAATAAAAAAGTGATAATAATAGACCCTATAAGATCAGAAACAGCACAATATTTTGATAAGGCTGAATGGATAGCACCAAGACCAAACACAGATGTAGCTTTGATGATGGGTATAGCACATTATCTATATACAAACAACAAATACGACAAAGATTTTATACAAGATTATACAGTTGGTTTTGATAAATTTATACCTTATTTGACTGGTAAAGAAGATGGTATAGCAAAAGACACAAAATGGGCAAGTGACATAACCAAAATAAGCGAAGAAAAGATAAAACAATTAGCCGAAACTTTCTTTAACAATAGAACAATGCTAATGAGTGGTTGGGGAATGCAAAGGGCGCAGTATGGAGAACAACCACATTGGATGCTTGTTACATTAGCTTGTATGCTTGGACAAATAGGCCTAGAAGGTGGTGGTTTCGGTCTTAGCTATCATTACTCAAACGGCGGAGTACCTACTGCCAAAGGTGGTGTTATAAGTGGCGTTAATAGTGCAAGTGTTGGAATTTTTAATAAAAAAGGCGAATTTGTAGGAACAAGCAATGGTGCTTTTGATAAAAATGGAAGATTTGTAGCAAAGACAAATACAGATAATGGCACTGGACAAAGTTGGCTACAAGAAGCAACAAAATATGCATTTCCTGTTGCCAGAATAGCCGATGCATTGCTAAATCCAGGAAAAACGATAGATCATAACGGCAACAAAATAACCTACCCTGATATAGATTTCATATATTGGGTTGGCGGAAATCCTTTTGTTCACCATCAAAATACAAACAAACTAAGAAAAGCTTGGCAAAAACCAAGAACCATTGTTGTAAACGAACCATACTGGACACCGACAGCAAAAATGGCAGATATCGTATTTCCAGCAACAACATCAAACGAAAGAAATGATATAACCATGACTGGGGATTACTCAAACATGAATATCGTTCCTATGAAACAAGTTGTTGAAAAATTCGAAGAGTCAAAAGATGATTATCAAATCTTTTCTGATTTGTCAAAAGCATACGATGAAAAATTAGCAATAGCATATACAGATAATGGAAAAACAGAATTTGATTGGATAAAACAATATTACGATGGGGCATACAAACAAGTAAAATCAATACCTGATTTATATACAGAAATGAAACCATTTGAAGAATTTTGGAATAGCAATAAACCGGTAACATTTTCATCAACTCCTGAGAGCGAATCATGGGTTAGATTTGGTGAGTTTAGAGAAGACCCGATATTAAATGCTCTTGGAACACCATCTGGGCTTATTGAAATTTATTCTGAAACTATAGAAAATATGAACTATGATGATTGTAAACCTCATCCAACTTGGTTTGAACCAATAGAATGGCTTGGAATGAAAGACAAACCAGCACAATTTCATATGCTAAGCCCGCACCCAGCGGATAGACTTCACTCTCAGCTTAGTCACACATCTTTAAGAGACAAATACTCAATAACAGATAGAGAGCCTATATGGATAAATGAAAAAGATGCTTTAAATCTAGGAATTAAAACAGGTGATCTTGTAAGAGTGTTTAATGAAAGGGGACAAATTTTAGCAGGTGCTCTTGTAACAAACAACGTATCTCAAGGTGTTGTAAAACTTGCTGAAGGCGCTTGGTATGATCCAGATAAAAATGGACTTTGCAAAAATGGTTGTGCAAATGTGTTAGCTCTTGATATACCTACCTCAAAACTAGCAAATGGAAATATATCACATACAGCACTTGTAAATATTGAAAAATTTAAAGGTGAAGCTCCAAAGCTTACAGCTTTTAGCAACCCTAGTATAATATAACATAGTAATGCCACAAATTTTTGTGGCATTAATCTTTGCTACAAATTTTATTTGCCATTCTTGCAACAAAAGGAGAAATAATAAGTATTGTAGGATAAGCAACAACAAATGCTTTTATTTGACCAGATATCCAAATTTTTAAAAATCCATCAACCAAACCTAAATTTATATAACTAAGAATTCCTGACATGAATGCTGTCATAAATAATGCCATAAACAATGAATGAATATACTTATAATATTTCTTTGATATCATGATTTTCTTCCTAAAAAAAATAAAAATTTTAATTAATACTGTGCAACATATAACCAGATGAACGAATGCTTTTGATTTTCAATCCTAATTTTCTTCTTAACTGCCCTACTAAATTTTGCATTGCTATTTTTGATGGACACTCTCCATCATAAACAATATTGTCAATGATTTCAAATGTTGTCAATTTATTGATGTTTTGAATCAAAAGAAGTATTAGTTTATGCTCCAAATTTGTTAAAAAAATTTGAGAGTCATTTTTATATAATCTTTCTCCAAAAACATCAAAGGATACATTATGATTTAAATTTATAATCTGTTTTGAGTCTTTTTTATTCAACAATAAAATGTTATCAAATATTGCTGTTAGTTTTATAGGTTTAAAGAACACAACAGAACCACTGCCTGTGAAATTTTTTAAAATTTTTTTATAGGTTTTTATATTTTTAGCTAAAAATATAAACTGCTGATGAGAACAAATAGATAACATTTGCTCAAAATCAATATTTTTATTATTTTGATAAAAAGGATCTAAATCAACAATAACTATATCCAAATTTGTATTACAATTTATATAAAAATTTAAAAAATTTTCACTACAAGAAAAATATAGATTTTTGAATCTATATTTTTGCGATTTTAGCACAATATTGATATTGTTATCATCATTTACAAAAAGTATATTTAAATTTTTAAACCTCAATTTATCATCCTAAATTCTAATTGAGTATTTTAGTATAATAAGCTTATTTTAAGTTTAAAAGTGAAAATGTAATGATAATTTTTATTATAATGTCTAACTTCGCAAAAATTTAAATTTATAAAGGAGAATAGATGTCAATTTCAAGAAGAAATTTCTTAAAATCATCCGCAGCAACAGCACTTGCAATTTCATCAAATTCTGTTTTGGCAAAAGATGAAAATATAAAAACAATACCACATGCTTCAAACTTAGGTGCTTTTTATGCTGATGTACAAGATGGAAAAATAGTAAAAATTCACTCGCAAGTATCAGACAAAGACCCAAAATTCCCAGGAAATGAAGCTTGGATAGATAGAGTTTATTCAGATACTAGAATAAAATATCCTTGCGTTAGAAAAAGCTACTTAGAAGGCAAAAACTCACCAGAACTTCGTGGAAAAGAAGAGTTTGTTCGTGTTAGCTGGGACAAGGCAATGCAACTTATAGTAGATAAATTAAAAACACTTAAACCAGAAGAGATACACAATGCAAGCTATAGTGGTTGGGGACACCCTGGACTTTTACACAACTGCGGTGCGGTAGCTGGAAGATTTTTTAATACTTCTATCGGTGGAGCAGTTGGAACTGATGGCGAATACAGCAACGGTGCGGCCGGTAAAGTAAATGCAACTATCATGGGTGATTTAGAAGTTTATTCACTTCAAACATCTCATGAGGTTATACTTGAAAATACAAAAGTATATGTTATGTGGGGCGCTGATTTACTAAAATGTAATCAAATTGATTATAAAATTGCAAATCGTGGAAATAACCCTTATTATGACAAATATGAAAAATCAGGCATAAAATTTATAACAATTGACCCTCAATATACTGAAATAGCAAACCGCTTTGGTGCTGAGTGGATCAAAATTCGCCCAAATACAGATGTCGCTTTAATGCTTGGTATGGCTCACTATCTTTATACAAGCAAACAATATGACAAAGATTTTATAGAAAAATATACATTTGGTTTTAATAAATTTCTACCTTATTTACTTGGAAAAACAGAAGATAAAGTAGAAAAAACTCCAGCTTGGGCTGCTAAAATAACAGGCGTAGATGAAAAAATTATAAAAGCGCTTGCTGATACATTTGTAAAAAATAGAACATTCCTAGCTGGCAACTGGTCTATGCAAAGAGCTCATCACGGCGAACAAGCTGACTGGATGCTTATGGTTCTTGCAGCTATGATAGGACAAGTTGGCTTACCTGGTGGTGGATTTGGCTTTTCAATGCACTATAGTGGCGGTGGACAAGCATTTTCTGGTGCGATGCTTCCTGGTGGCTTACCACAAGGCAAAAACAAAGTAGATGTAAGCATACCTGCATCTCGTATAAGCGAAGCTATCTTAAATCCTGGAAAGAAGATAAACTTCAAAGGTGGTCATATGACATATCCCGATCTAAAAATGCTATATATCACAGGTGCTACACTATTAGGACACCATCCAAACACTAACGAACTTATAAAAGCTATACGCACACTTGATACAGTTGTAGTTCATGAGCCGTGGTGGACACCTATGGCAAAAATGGCCGATATAGTTTTACCATCTACAACACCACTTGAAAGAGATGATATAAGCTATGGTGGCTCATACTCTCAAGATTATGTTTATGCGATGAAAAAAGTAATAGAACCACTATGGGAAGCTAGAAACGACTATGATATATTTGCTGATATGGCAAAAATGATAAGCGATAAAGCATATCGTAAATTTACAGGTAGCAAAACAAAAGAAGAGAGAATAAAAGGCCTATATGACAAGAGCGATTGTCCAAACTATATGAGCTTTGAAGAGTTTTGGGACAAAGGATATCTTTATTTTGAGCCTAGCGAAGATGCAAAAAAATTCGTTCGCCATGCTGAGTTTAGAAAGGATCCTGTTGCAAATAAACTTGCTACAGAAACTGGTAAAATACAAATTTTCTCTCAAAAATTTGCTGATTTTAAACTAGAAGATTTCAAAGGTCATCCAATCTGGCTAGAACCAGCTGAATGGCTTGGAGATGAAGAAAAAACTAAAAAATACCCACTTCATGTATTAAGCCCACATCCAAAATACAGAATCCACTCTCAACTTGATAACTCATTTATAAGAAAAGCTTATAAAGTTACGAACAGAGAGCCTGTTGTTATAAATGATGAAGATGCAAAAAAATTCGGAATCAAAGATGGTGATGTTGTAGAAGTTTACAATGATAGAGGTGCTATACTATGTGGTGCTGCTGTAAGCAAAAACATCATGCAAGGTGTTATAGCTGTTGAGGAAGGTGCTTGGTATGACCCAGAAAATGTAAACGATGAAAAACCAAGATGTAAAGCAGGACATGTGAATCTACTTACTACATCTATACCTACATCAACTATGGCTCAAGCAACATCTGTAAATACTTGCTTGGCTGCGATTAGAAAAGTTGATGCAAAAGCATATGAAGGTGTAAAAGCACCTAAAGTAAAAGGAGCATAAATGAAAAAATTTATAGTAATTTTAGCAATATTTTTAGCAGATTTTGCATTTGCCCAAACTATGTATATAAACAATATCAAAGCGGATCTTATGGATCCGCAAACAAAAAAAGTTGTCGGCGAAATATACGAAGGAACTTCTGTTGAAGTATTAAAAAAAGATGGTGATATGAGCCTTGTTCAAATAAGTGGTGCGGTTTCAGACACAAACAAAAAAGTAGTTGCTCTAAAAAAAGACCCATTCTTTGTATTTTATAAACTAAACGACAAAGATGCCCAAAGCAAAGATACTTTTTTAGTAAAAACTAAAGAGCTAACAGATGATGAGCTTACATCTTGGGAAGAGATAGATCTGACTTACTATGATACATGTAGCTCATGCCACGCCGCACATAAACCAAAAGAGCATTTAATGTCAGAGTGGGAAGCATATCTTTTAGCAATGCAAACATTTGCTAAGATAAACGATAAAGAAAAAGATAGAATACTTCGCTATCTTCAAGCTTTTGCAAAAGATGGTGTTGTAAAAGAATAAACCAATTTTTGAGTTGCTTATTTCAAGCAACTCATGTTTATCATATTAATAGCATGCAAATTTAATAAAAAATTAAAACACAATAACTAAAAAATACATCAATATTAATTATTCATATCTTCAATAAATATAAAACCACTTTTTTATTTAAAATAAATTTCCTATTGTCTATTTTATCGGTTAGATTATTTTTTAACAAAAACCCTACTTCCAAATAATTTACAAGACTTTTTGTTATTTGAAGGTATAGTTTTATTTATATTTTACAAATTAACAAACATTACAAGCTCTTTAATTACACTTTATAAAAAACGCTTATATTTTCTATGCTCATCTTTTGGCTTAAGGATTTTAATGACCGTATCTTGCTTATTCTTAGCATAGACAAACCTCTACTTATTTTTTAACTGACTTTTTATATTAAGTCTAATTTAGTTCGTTAAAATTGCTTAAAATAAGGTTAAACAAAATAAAAGAAAATGAATAAGGGGAAAATATGTAAATGGTGGAGTTAAGCGGGATCGAACCGCCGACCTCTTGAATGCCATTCAAGCGCTCTCCCAGCTGAGCTATAACCCCATATATGGTTAATGTGTAGATAATTGTATCAAAAAACTCTTATAATTTTTTGAAAATTTATAAAATTTTTCACAAATAAAATAAATTTTTAAGCAAACATTGGATATTATTCCAATTCCTAAAAAGAATATAAGCGGGAATAGCTCAGGGGTAGAGCATAACCTTGCCAAGGTTAGGGTCGCGAGTTCGAATCTCGTTTCCCGCTCCATTTTTTTATTTTGCCCAGGTGGTGGAATGGTAGACACAAGGGACTTAAAATCCCTCGGAAATTTTTCCGTGCCGGTTCAAGTCCGGCTCTGGGCACCACTAATATTTTTTTATTCCCTTTTATTCTATTCAAAAATCACTTATAGAACACGATAAAAAGGCACTTTTGAAGTGTTTATTCTCTTTTATTCCATTCAATTACTTTTTATTACTTTCAAACTTTTTTATTGACTGAGTTATTGACTAATAAAAAAAATATTGGATAAATTTCTATTTTAGTCAATAAAAAAAGGAATAATATGCCAAAAATCGCTACCGCACTAACTGCATTGTAAATCAAGAATTTAAAGCCAAAGGATAAACCTTATTTTATAAGTGATGGTTTTAATTTGCTCTTAAAAGTGAACAAATGGGACTAAAACTTTTATCTTTAACTACAAAAGTCCAAAGACAAATAAGCAAAGAAGATACACGATAGGTAATTTTCCTAGAATAAGCCTAGCAGAGGCAAGAGAGGCTCGTTTAAAACTTCAAAAAGATATAGATAGTGGTATAGATATGCTAAAACAAACTCATTTTAAAGATTTTGAAACAATTTATCAAGAATACATCAAAACAAGAACAAACATAAGCCCAAAACACCTACAAAGGATAAAAAGTTTTTTTGAGAGATTTTTGCTACCAAATTTTACAAATTCCGATATAAAGAAAATAACAAGAAAGGATGTAGTAAGGGCGTTATCTCCCTTACCTGAAAATCCTGAAAGTATAAAAAAGCACTTATAGAACTTAATCAAATGTATAAATATGCCCTACTTTATGAATATACTGAGCATAATATAATTAATGACATTGATAAGAAAACACTGATAGGGAAAGTAGAAGTTAAGCATTATGCTTTTTTAAAATATGTTTAGTTTTGTATTTTAACTATTTTTAATGATATTTATTATCATAATTAAGTTTTATTTTAGAATAGTTTTTATATAATCACACTATCAAAATAATAATTATAATCAATAAAAGAAGAGAGAAAAATACAATGTCAGTTTTAGTTATAGGTGCAGATGAAATTACCCCGATAAAGGCTGTTTTGCATGACCTTGGCGCACAAAAGATAGAGCATTGGGATGCAAGAAATGAGAATAGAGTAAATAGAAAGCCTATTCCTCAGGATACTAAATGTGTCGTTATGCTTACAAGTTTTTTAAATCACAATACAATGAAAACCATAAAAACTCAAGCTAAAAAGAGAAATATTCCTATAGTTTGTGCAAAAAGAAGTGTTAGTTGCGTATTTTGCGAATATTGTAAGGTTTTTGGTTTGGATAGGGAATTTGGATGCAAAAAGGAATTTTAAATGAAGTTCGGATACTTATCAGATATTGGAGAAATAACTCCGGATATTTTTTCAAATCTTGATTCTGTCTCAAGGCTAAAAACATTTATAAAGCTTTATAACTCTTGTGTCGAACAAGAGTTAAAGCTACCACTTCACTACTCAAAATATAAAAATATAAAAAATGCTTTTAAGCATAGGATACAAGACTTATTAGAATTTGATTCAAATCTCAAAAAAACAAAAGTCAAAACTTTTTGCGCTGTATCAAATTTAATAATATTTTATTATAAAAATAAACAATTTGACAACATAAAATATATTACAAAACAACCAAAAAATAAAGCTGCGAAAATGATTAAAATGTTATATATAAATTCGCATTTTGAGTTATGTTTTGATGCAAATTTTATGTTTTCTCAGTTTGTTTATGATAGAATTGCTTACAAGAATTTTGATAAAGATGTCTCTTTTCAAAATGACTCAATCTGTATATGCAAAGATAGCAAAAAACTATTATGTGTTTTAACGAGTTTTAAAAACTTTAGTTTAGATGATACATCAAGCTTATCAAGTGAAATAAGCTCAGCAGTTAAAGCTATCAAAGAATATGGATTTGACAGGGTTTATGTAGTTATGCCTAGAAATGATAATTTTAGGAAACACATAGAGGTTAGGCATTGTGAATGTGATTTTAACCAAATCAAACTTGTGCCTTATGCTATTGATAATAAAAAAACTAAAAAAGGAATATAATAATGGTAGGAATAATATACGGAAGCAGCATGGGAAATACTGAAGAGGTTGCAAATTTTATTTCTGAAAATTTGGGTCTTGAAAACGAAGTTGTAAATGTAAGCGATGCTGATGCTGATAAAATAAATGGATATGATAAATTAATCCTTGCTACATCAACTTGGGGTAGTGGCGATTTACAAGATGATTGGGATGCTTTTGATTTCAGCGGTCTATCTCTTAGCGGAAAAACAGTTGCGCTTTTTGGCCTAGGTGATTCAGAAAGCTATTCTGATGACTATTGCAGTGGTATGGGAAAACTTTATGATGAAGTTGTAAAAGCTGGAGCAAAAGTTGTCGGTGGTGTATCTACAGATGATTATACTTTTGATGAATCTGAAGCTGTGAGAGATGGAAAATTTGTAGGTCTGGCTCTTGATGCTGAAAATGAAAGTGACAAAACAGAAGCTAGAGTTTTAGCTTGGATAGAAACTATCAAATCTGAACTTGCATAATAAAAAAGAGGAAGCTATTTATTTTGCTTCCTCTAAATTAACTTATAAAAATATCTTTTTCTATCGTATAAATTTCATATCTTATTTTTTTAAATAACTCAGATTTTTCAGTATCTATTATCTTAAAACACTCTTCTAAAACCCTAGAACTTTCCTGCGCTCTTTTTAAATTTGCGATCAAAATTTCATTCAAGTTTTCTCTTTTTTGTTCGGATTTTGTGCTTGTTTTAAGAACATCGTTTGAAGAATCTCTAAAATTTATATACCCAGTCTGGTCTATTTTTGTTTGGTGTCTTATCTGTTTAAGTCTAAGTGAGATAGGCTGGTTGTTAAACCCATATCTACATATGTCTTCAACAACCCTAATTCCTTCTCTTAGCCTATTTAGATTGGCATCTATAACTCTGTATAGATTTTCGTTATTCATCTCTTCCAAGTATTCCTAGAATTTGCAATAAAGAGGTAAATAAATTTAAAAAATC
This genomic window contains:
- a CDS encoding cytochrome C; the encoded protein is MKKLLLSSLLICFSYANSEVYTDVVKPVFADTKATKSIGRLLPTNGVKILEKNKDILKLEVQGYQNPDVKNVIYFNNSERIFTLALSKTAKIDIKVIEEGKNGKWNLVKTEVFAKDGGFSSDLQPIFNKAKNIYENNCGTCHSLHKPTSYKANQWPSLLKSMLSRTAIDKKDEWLVIQYLQKNASDKNAK
- a CDS encoding bifunctional 3,4-dihydroxy-2-butanone 4-phosphate synthase/GTP cyclohydrolase II, encoding MKFQKVKQAIQDLQNGKMIVMVDDEDRENEGDLVFPAALSDMQKVNFAITHAKGVLCLAMDQENAKRLDLPLMVSKNTSSHETAFTITIDAKEVTTGVSAYERDFTMRLAANPLSKPDDFVRPGHIFPLIAKNGGVLERTGHTEGSVDICKLAGLAPMASICEIVKEDGTMARRDYLEEFCAKYDLNMVSVSDLVEYRLNSESLITVESSSDSSLFDFECKKYEIKDHKNLTHVAFTFGEINPQTSVKFQKIAKDYELLSSLKFDEFVQSIKYLKENGGILVFLDSEKNEANTKDYGIGAQILKYFGVKDIELLSSSKNKEFVGISGFGLNITSYK
- a CDS encoding DUF2798 domain-containing protein, translating into MISKKYYKYIHSLFMALFMTAFMSGILSYINLGLVDGFLKIWISGQIKAFVVAYPTILIISPFVARMANKICSKD
- a CDS encoding helix-turn-helix domain-containing protein, coding for MDIVIVDLDPFYQNNKNIDFEQMLSICSHQQFIFLAKNIKTYKKILKNFTGSGSVVFFKPIKLTAIFDNILLLNKKDSKQIINLNHNVSFDVFGERLYKNDSQIFLTNLEHKLILLLIQNINKLTTFEIIDNIVYDGECPSKIAMQNLVGQLRRKLGLKIKSIRSSGYMLHSIN
- a CDS encoding molybdopterin-dependent oxidoreductase, with protein sequence MPLISNVTALNLMADELNTGLIKNGKVLTGAHWGMLEVDVKDGKIIGSKPYQKTSEIYNPLQYYTQDMVYKTRVKYPMVRKSYLENPDDPKPELRGKDEWVRVKYEDAIKLVANELKKTRKQKGNTAVFAGSYGWKSSGNVHNSRILLHRFMNLSGGFVGSLGDYSTAASQIIMPHVVGSIEVYEQQTSWPVVLESSQVVVIWGANPISTLRIAWTATDEQGFKYFEQLKKSNKKVIIIDPIRSETAQYFDKAEWIAPRPNTDVALMMGIAHYLYTNNKYDKDFIQDYTVGFDKFIPYLTGKEDGIAKDTKWASDITKISEEKIKQLAETFFNNRTMLMSGWGMQRAQYGEQPHWMLVTLACMLGQIGLEGGGFGLSYHYSNGGVPTAKGGVISGVNSASVGIFNKKGEFVGTSNGAFDKNGRFVAKTNTDNGTGQSWLQEATKYAFPVARIADALLNPGKTIDHNGNKITYPDIDFIYWVGGNPFVHHQNTNKLRKAWQKPRTIVVNEPYWTPTAKMADIVFPATTSNERNDITMTGDYSNMNIVPMKQVVEKFEESKDDYQIFSDLSKAYDEKLAIAYTDNGKTEFDWIKQYYDGAYKQVKSIPDLYTEMKPFEEFWNSNKPVTFSSTPESESWVRFGEFREDPILNALGTPSGLIEIYSETIENMNYDDCKPHPTWFEPIEWLGMKDKPAQFHMLSPHPADRLHSQLSHTSLRDKYSITDREPIWINEKDALNLGIKTGDLVRVFNERGQILAGALVTNNVSQGVVKLAEGAWYDPDKNGLCKNGCANVLALDIPTSKLANGNISHTALVNIEKFKGEAPKLTAFSNPSII
- a CDS encoding NTP transferase domain-containing protein; this encodes MNAIILAAGLGSRLKELTKNKHKALFEIDGIPNIERTIKFLNKSGVFDIYIVTGYLAENFKFLEEKYNIKLLHNELYKKYNNAYSLKVALEHFGDSFLIDADVVLLKNIFTKYNYSRYYTTTRKKSDKKEWVVKTHNNRIIGIEISNEVAPSLLGMSFFNKEDANIIKEQILNLPISFFEDSKLYYDNIIIKNLNKINIQNEYIENKFVGEIDDKTDLEEIQQKLKGLKCDI
- a CDS encoding LicD family protein, which encodes MRYITIDQAKQVMLEMMDYIHDICIKNDIKYSLAYGTLIGAVRHKGFIPWDDDFDIFLTRENYEKLLKLLEKSGDYFIVNYNTDSNSCNHYSHFCSKKYKCEQSNKTLTQMTNFGVFIDIFPLDYLDKDNPKKQLLEIKQSLKKLKLTSFLNYNKTGKKYTTYLKAITNFPRFLYYKFIIKRKKIIEEINLKLTKNNKKKTNILGEYSSRMNEIYDRKDFEEYIFGDFENRKYMMIKNFDTVLKIHYGDYNKLPPEEERKNGHAHFKYFIDE